One genomic segment of Pseudomonas fortuita includes these proteins:
- the rlmB gene encoding 23S rRNA (guanosine(2251)-2'-O)-methyltransferase RlmB yields MSQLEKIYGVHAVQALLQHHPKRVKQIWLSEGRSEPRLQTLLALAAENRVQVGQAERREMDAWVEGVHQGVVAEVSPSQVWGELMLEELLERTETPPLILVLDGVTDPHNLGACLRTADAAGATAVLVPKDKSATLTPVVRKVACGAAEVIPLVAVTNLARTLEKLQQRGLWVVGTAGEAEQEIYQQDLTGPLVMIMGAEGKGMRRLTREHCDFLVKLPMGGSVSSLNVSVATGVCLFEAVRQRQAKR; encoded by the coding sequence ATGAGTCAGCTGGAAAAGATCTACGGCGTGCACGCCGTGCAGGCGTTGCTGCAGCACCATCCGAAGCGGGTCAAGCAGATCTGGCTGTCGGAAGGGCGCAGCGAGCCACGCCTGCAGACCCTGCTGGCGCTGGCTGCAGAAAACCGTGTGCAGGTTGGCCAGGCCGAGCGCCGTGAGATGGATGCCTGGGTCGAAGGCGTTCACCAGGGTGTTGTCGCCGAGGTGAGCCCAAGCCAGGTGTGGGGCGAATTGATGCTCGAGGAGTTGCTTGAGCGCACCGAAACGCCACCGCTGATCCTGGTGCTGGACGGTGTCACCGACCCGCACAACCTTGGCGCGTGCCTGCGCACCGCCGATGCGGCCGGTGCCACGGCGGTGCTCGTGCCCAAGGACAAGTCTGCAACCCTTACGCCTGTTGTGCGCAAGGTGGCCTGCGGCGCGGCAGAGGTGATTCCGCTGGTGGCCGTGACCAACCTCGCGCGCACGCTGGAAAAGCTGCAGCAGCGTGGCTTGTGGGTGGTGGGTACCGCCGGCGAGGCTGAGCAGGAGATCTACCAGCAAGATCTGACCGGGCCTCTGGTGATGATCATGGGCGCAGAAGGCAAAGGCATGCGCCGGCTGACCCGCGAGCATTGCGACTTCCTGGTGAAGTTGCCGATGGGCGGTAGCGTCAGCAGCCTGAACGTTTCGGTGGCCACCGGGGTTTGCCTGTTCGAGGCTGTGCGTCAGCGTCAGGCCAAGCGCTGA
- the rnr gene encoding ribonuclease R, producing MADWQSLDPEAAREAEKYDNPIPSRELILQRLADRGEPAAREELAKEFGLYEEDQIEALRRRLRAMERDGQLIYTRRGTYAPVDKLDLICGRISGHRDGFGFLIPDDGSDDLFLSPSQMRLAFDGDRALARVSGTDRRGRREGVIVEVISRAHESVVGRYFEEGGIGYVTPDNPKIQQEVLVTAGRNGGAKIGQFVEIKITHWPTPRFQPQGDVVEVIGNYMAPGMEIDVALRSYDIPHVWPDDVVKEARKFRSEVEEKDKEKRVDLRHLPFVTIDGEDARDFDDAVYCEPLGKLRLFSGGWRLYVAIADVSSYVRLGSALDVEAQQRGNSVYFPERVVPMLPEELSNGLCSLNPHVDRLAMVCEMTMNKAGQMVDYQFYEGVIHSHARLTYNKVSSMLEHARTREGKALREEYKAVVPDLKNLYNLYKVLLDARHTRGAIDFETQETRIIFGDERKIAEIRPTVRNEAHKLIEECMLAANVATAEFLQKHGVPALYRVHDGPPPERLEKLRAFLGELGLSLHKGKDPSPKDYQALLASIAGRPDFHLIQTVMLRSLSQAVYSTENNGHFGLNYEAYTHFTSPIRRYPDLLVHRAIRSIIRSKVDTPHVKRAGAMSIPKARIYPYDENTLEQLGEQCSMTERRADEATRDVVNWLKCEYMKDRVGETFPGVITAVTGFGLFVELTDIYVEGLVHVSALPGDYYHFDPVHHRLSGERTGRSFRLGDSIEVKVMRVDLDERKIDFEVADKTLAAPIGRKQRGAASAADKADKPEPAPVEARATPKPRSRKSETSEAYFPKDAVQRNAEVRKSREMKKALMSDARTGSSSSSKSDKGGKPAGKPTKHRKGPPKSGAPRKSKSKS from the coding sequence ATGGCCGATTGGCAATCCCTCGATCCCGAGGCCGCTCGCGAAGCGGAAAAATATGACAACCCCATTCCCAGCCGTGAGCTGATCCTGCAACGCCTTGCCGACCGTGGCGAGCCCGCTGCGCGCGAGGAACTGGCGAAAGAGTTTGGTCTGTATGAAGAAGACCAGATCGAAGCCCTCCGTCGCCGTCTGCGTGCCATGGAGCGCGACGGCCAGCTTATCTATACCCGGCGCGGCACTTATGCCCCGGTGGATAAGCTCGACCTGATCTGCGGCCGTATCTCCGGCCACCGCGATGGGTTTGGTTTCCTCATCCCCGATGATGGCAGCGATGACCTGTTCCTCAGCCCGTCGCAAATGCGCCTGGCCTTCGATGGCGACCGCGCACTGGCGCGCGTGTCGGGTACCGACCGCCGTGGGCGCCGTGAAGGCGTGATCGTCGAGGTCATTTCCCGTGCCCACGAAAGCGTGGTCGGCCGTTACTTTGAAGAAGGCGGCATCGGCTACGTAACCCCGGACAACCCGAAGATCCAGCAAGAAGTGCTGGTGACCGCCGGGCGTAACGGTGGTGCCAAGATCGGCCAGTTCGTCGAGATCAAGATCACCCACTGGCCAACGCCGCGCTTCCAGCCGCAAGGCGATGTGGTAGAAGTCATCGGCAACTACATGGCGCCGGGCATGGAAATCGACGTTGCCTTGCGTAGCTACGACATCCCGCATGTCTGGCCCGATGATGTGGTCAAGGAAGCGCGCAAGTTCCGCTCTGAAGTCGAAGAGAAAGACAAAGAGAAGCGTGTCGACCTGCGTCATTTGCCATTCGTCACCATCGACGGTGAGGACGCCCGCGACTTCGATGACGCTGTCTATTGCGAGCCGCTGGGCAAACTGCGCCTGTTCTCCGGTGGCTGGCGCCTGTATGTGGCCATCGCCGACGTGTCCAGCTACGTGCGCCTGGGCTCGGCCCTGGACGTCGAGGCCCAGCAGCGCGGCAACTCGGTGTACTTCCCCGAGCGTGTGGTGCCGATGCTCCCCGAAGAGCTGTCCAACGGCCTGTGCTCGCTGAACCCGCACGTCGACCGCTTGGCCATGGTCTGTGAGATGACCATGAACAAAGCCGGCCAGATGGTCGACTACCAGTTCTACGAAGGTGTCATCCACTCCCACGCCCGCCTGACCTACAACAAGGTCAGCAGCATGCTCGAGCACGCCCGCACCCGTGAGGGCAAGGCGCTGCGCGAGGAGTACAAGGCGGTCGTGCCTGACCTGAAGAACCTGTACAACCTGTACAAGGTGCTGTTGGATGCCCGTCACACCCGGGGTGCGATCGACTTCGAAACCCAGGAAACCCGCATTATCTTCGGCGATGAGCGCAAAATTGCGGAAATTCGCCCGACCGTGCGTAACGAAGCCCACAAGCTGATCGAGGAATGCATGCTGGCGGCCAACGTGGCCACCGCCGAGTTCCTGCAAAAGCACGGCGTGCCTGCACTGTACCGCGTGCACGACGGCCCGCCGCCGGAGCGCCTGGAAAAACTGCGTGCCTTCCTTGGCGAGCTGGGCCTGAGCCTGCACAAGGGCAAGGACCCGTCGCCAAAGGATTACCAGGCCCTGCTGGCGAGCATCGCCGGGCGCCCGGATTTCCACCTGATCCAGACAGTCATGCTGCGCTCGCTGAGCCAGGCGGTGTACAGCACCGAGAACAACGGCCACTTCGGGCTGAATTACGAGGCGTACACCCACTTCACCTCGCCGATCCGCCGTTACCCTGACCTGCTGGTGCACCGCGCCATCCGCAGCATCATCCGTTCCAAGGTCGATACCCCGCACGTCAAGCGTGCCGGCGCCATGAGCATTCCAAAGGCGCGCATCTACCCATACGACGAGAACACCCTCGAGCAGCTTGGCGAGCAGTGCTCGATGACCGAGCGCCGGGCTGATGAAGCCACCCGTGACGTGGTCAACTGGCTCAAGTGCGAGTACATGAAGGATCGCGTGGGCGAAACCTTCCCCGGTGTGATTACTGCGGTGACCGGTTTCGGCCTGTTCGTCGAACTGACCGACATCTATGTGGAAGGCCTGGTGCACGTCAGTGCGCTGCCGGGCGACTACTACCACTTCGATCCGGTCCATCACCGCCTGTCCGGTGAGCGCACCGGGCGCAGCTTCCGCCTGGGCGACTCGATTGAAGTCAAGGTCATGCGTGTTGACCTAGACGAGCGCAAGATCGACTTCGAAGTGGCTGACAAGACGCTGGCTGCGCCAATCGGCCGCAAGCAGCGCGGCGCCGCGTCGGCTGCCGACAAAGCCGACAAGCCCGAGCCAGCACCGGTCGAGGCCAGGGCCACGCCGAAGCCGCGCAGCCGCAAGAGCGAAACCTCCGAGGCGTATTTCCCGAAAGACGCCGTGCAGCGTAACGCCGAAGTGCGCAAAAGCCGTGAAATGAAAAAGGCGCTGATGAGCGATGCCCGCACCGGCAGCTCGTCCAGCAGCAAGTCGGACAAAGGCGGCAAGCCCGCCGGCAAGCCGACCAAGCACCGTAAAGGCCCGCCGAAGTCCGGTGCACCACGCAAGAGCAAGAGCAAGTCATGA
- a CDS encoding extracellular solute-binding protein → MTIRPQLLMRTLAAAVLSLVIGAPAAMADAPVTLTMYNGQHKEIGEAIAKAYEAKTGIHINIRKGSSNQLASQIIEEGDRSPADIIYTEESPPLNNLGELGLLAKIDDATANMVPKEYVGANGTWMGITARTRIVVYNPKKVDEKDLPTTVMDFANPEWEGRVGYVPTSGAFQEQAVAILKMHGREATEEWLTGLKAFGKTYTNNMVALKAVEKGEVAAVLVNNYYWYALERERGKLDTKLYYLADGDAGNLVTISGAAVVKASKHPKETQALLNWMASEEGQRVITQTTAEYPLHKGMVSDRGLKPFDELRPPKISPADLGNAEEAIELEREVGLL, encoded by the coding sequence ATGACGATCCGCCCGCAACTGCTGATGCGTACTCTGGCCGCCGCCGTGCTGAGCCTGGTCATCGGCGCTCCGGCCGCCATGGCAGACGCACCGGTCACCCTGACCATGTACAACGGTCAGCATAAGGAAATCGGCGAAGCCATCGCCAAGGCCTACGAGGCCAAGACCGGCATTCACATCAATATCCGCAAAGGCAGCAGCAACCAGCTGGCCAGCCAGATAATCGAGGAAGGCGACCGCTCGCCAGCCGACATCATCTATACCGAAGAGTCGCCGCCGCTGAACAACCTGGGCGAGCTGGGCTTGCTGGCGAAGATCGACGACGCCACCGCAAACATGGTGCCCAAGGAATACGTTGGCGCCAACGGTACGTGGATGGGCATCACGGCCCGTACGCGCATCGTGGTGTACAACCCGAAGAAGGTCGACGAAAAAGACCTGCCTACCACAGTGATGGACTTTGCCAACCCTGAGTGGGAAGGCCGCGTCGGCTATGTGCCTACCAGTGGTGCGTTCCAGGAACAGGCTGTGGCCATCCTGAAAATGCACGGTCGTGAAGCTACCGAGGAATGGCTGACCGGCCTTAAAGCCTTCGGCAAGACCTACACCAACAACATGGTCGCCCTCAAAGCCGTGGAAAAAGGCGAAGTGGCTGCGGTACTGGTAAACAACTACTACTGGTACGCGCTTGAACGCGAACGCGGCAAACTGGACACCAAACTTTACTACCTGGCCGACGGTGACGCCGGCAACCTGGTCACCATCTCCGGCGCAGCCGTGGTGAAGGCCAGCAAGCACCCGAAAGAGACCCAGGCCCTGCTCAACTGGATGGCCAGCGAAGAAGGCCAGCGCGTCATCACCCAGACCACCGCCGAGTACCCGCTGCACAAGGGCATGGTTTCTGACCGCGGCCTGAAGCCGTTCGACGAGCTGCGCCCGCCGAAGATCTCGCCGGCCGACCTGGGTAACGCCGAGGAAGCCATCGAGCTTGAGCGCGAGGTCGGCCTGCTCTGA
- a CDS encoding ABC transporter permease, producing MTAALSAPAPVRFVPRRKRPSIWVVLPVLFLVAMSLLPLAYVAIKAWEAGWREALHLLWRPFVWGLMRNTLLLMVGVTLTCMVVGLALAWLLERSNLAGRRLWGVVLCLPFAVPSFVSSFTWVSLSSDFEGLGGAIMVMALSKYPLVFLPVAATLRNLDTSLEESARTLGCSRWGVFSKVTLPLLWPSMLGGALLIALHMLVEFGALSILGLQTFTTAIYQQFELEFSNANAAMLSAVLLAMCLVMLWLELRVRGKARHVRIGQGVARRAQPVRLRGWAVLAQLFCVGLAVLGSGIPLAMLGYWLSVGSSAAFPVAAISKALFTSLSVSLGGAGFCVLLALPISFLVVRYKGRLAIWAERLPYLLHALPGLVIALTLVFFALHYVPALYQTTALLLLAYALLFLPLAQSPVRTALNKASPTLEEAARTLGASSFTAFCRVTLPIIFPAMAAAFALVFLDAMKELTATLLLSPTGMTTLATEVWAHTANVEFAAAAPYAALLIVVSGLPVYLLTTRMYLNKA from the coding sequence ATGACTGCCGCCCTGTCTGCACCGGCGCCGGTGCGCTTTGTACCGCGCCGCAAGCGCCCCTCCATCTGGGTCGTGCTGCCTGTGCTGTTCCTGGTCGCGATGAGCCTGCTGCCCCTGGCTTATGTCGCCATCAAAGCCTGGGAAGCCGGCTGGCGCGAAGCCTTGCACCTGCTGTGGCGCCCCTTTGTCTGGGGGCTGATGCGCAACACCCTGTTGCTGATGGTCGGGGTGACGCTGACCTGCATGGTGGTCGGCCTGGCGCTGGCCTGGCTGCTGGAGCGCAGCAACCTGGCAGGTCGTCGACTGTGGGGCGTGGTGTTGTGCCTGCCGTTCGCCGTGCCGTCGTTCGTCAGCAGCTTCACCTGGGTGTCGCTGAGTTCGGACTTCGAAGGCCTCGGCGGGGCGATCATGGTCATGGCCCTGTCCAAGTACCCGCTGGTGTTTCTGCCGGTGGCCGCAACCCTGCGTAACCTCGATACCTCGCTGGAAGAGTCGGCGCGCACCCTGGGTTGCAGCCGCTGGGGCGTGTTCAGCAAGGTCACCCTGCCACTGCTGTGGCCGTCGATGCTCGGTGGCGCGCTGCTGATTGCCCTGCACATGCTGGTGGAGTTCGGCGCGCTGTCGATCCTCGGCCTGCAGACGTTCACCACCGCCATCTACCAACAGTTCGAACTGGAGTTCAGCAATGCCAACGCGGCCATGCTGTCTGCCGTGCTGCTGGCGATGTGCCTGGTGATGCTGTGGCTGGAGTTGCGCGTACGCGGCAAAGCCCGCCATGTACGCATCGGCCAGGGCGTAGCGCGGCGGGCGCAACCGGTGCGGCTGCGCGGCTGGGCGGTGCTGGCGCAGCTGTTCTGCGTGGGCCTGGCGGTGCTGGGCAGCGGTATTCCACTGGCCATGCTCGGCTACTGGCTCAGCGTGGGTTCGTCGGCAGCGTTCCCGGTGGCGGCTATCTCCAAGGCTCTGTTTACTTCGCTGTCGGTGTCGCTTGGCGGTGCTGGCTTCTGCGTGTTGTTGGCCCTGCCGATCAGCTTCCTGGTGGTGCGCTACAAGGGTCGCCTGGCGATCTGGGCCGAGCGCCTGCCTTACCTGCTGCACGCCCTGCCCGGCCTGGTGATTGCCCTGACCCTGGTGTTCTTCGCCCTGCACTACGTGCCGGCGCTGTACCAGACCACGGCACTGCTGCTGCTGGCCTATGCGCTGCTGTTTTTGCCACTGGCGCAGTCGCCAGTGCGCACCGCGCTGAACAAGGCCTCGCCAACGCTTGAGGAAGCTGCACGCACCCTGGGTGCGAGCAGCTTTACTGCGTTCTGCCGGGTGACCCTGCCGATCATCTTCCCGGCCATGGCGGCGGCTTTCGCGTTGGTATTCCTGGATGCCATGAAGGAGCTGACGGCCACGCTGCTGCTCAGCCCCACGGGCATGACCACATTGGCCACCGAGGTGTGGGCGCATACGGCCAACGTCGAGTTCGCGGCAGCGGCGCCTTATGCGGCACTGCTGATCGTGGTTTCGGGGCTGCCGGTGTATTTGCTGACTACGCGGATGTACCTGAACAAGGCTTGA